A genomic stretch from Acinonyx jubatus isolate Ajub_Pintada_27869175 chromosome E2, VMU_Ajub_asm_v1.0, whole genome shotgun sequence includes:
- the ZNF772 gene encoding zinc finger protein 772 isoform X8, with amino-acid sequence MDPVQVNFEDVAVYFSREEWGLLDEAQRLLYRDVMLENLALTASLGYESSMSLGVASLELGGKPWVSDWADVTPARTREAQGSWHGTEDEETAFEQNISVGVSQVRTPKAGPSTQKAHPCETCGPLLKDILHLAEPQGTHPGQKSYTCGACGKQFWFSTNLQHQKQHSGGEPFRGNEGGTLLVNSCPVEPLEMPFMTGKGYKDFPTSSSIFQHRAPHSNWKPNSNAKCVEAFHSGQRHYECSECGKVFSRKDSLVQHQRVHTGERPYECSECGKTFSRKPILAQHQRIHTGEMPYECGICGKVFNHSSNLIVHQRVHTGARPYKCSECGKAYSHKSTLVQHESIHTGERPYECSECGKYFGHKYRLIKHWSVHTGARPYECIACGKFFSQSSDLIAHQRVHNGEKPYVCSDCGKAFSHKHVLVQHHRIHTGERPYKCSECGKAFRQRASLIRHWKVHTGERP; translated from the exons ATGGACCCTGTGCAG GTGAACTTTGAGGACGTGGCCGTGTACTTCTCCCGGGAGGAGTGGGGGCTCCTTGATGAGGCTCAGAGGCTCCTGTACCGtgatgtgatgctggagaacttGGCACTTACGGCCTCGCTGG GATATGAATCTTCCATGTCCCTCGGGGTTGCCTCACTGGAGCTGGGCGGCAAGCCCTGGGTATCTGACTGGGCAGACGTTACTCCAGCCAGGACCAGAGAGGCTCAGG GTTCTTGGCATGGAACGGAGGACGAGGAGACAGCTTTTGAGCAGAACATTTCTGTGGGTGTGTCACAGGTCAGGACTCCCAAGGCAGGCCCTTCTACCCAGAAGGCCCACCCCTGTGAGACTTGTGGCCCACTCTTGAAAGACATTTTGCACTTGGCTGAGCCCCAGGGAACACACCCTGGGCAGAAATCATACACATGTGGGGCATGTGGGAAACAGTTCTGGTTCAGTACAAACCTCCAGCACCAGAAGCAGCACAGTGGAGGGGAACCCTTCAGAGGGAACGAGGGCGGCACCTTGCTTGTGAACAGCTGCCCTGTCGAACCATTGGAGATGCCTTTTATGACCGGGAAGGGTTATAAGGACTTCCCAACTAGCTCAAGCATTTTCCAGCACCGTGCCCCTCATAGCAATTGGAAGCCAAACAGTAACGCCAAATGTGTGGAGGCCTTTCACAGTGGACAAAGGCATTACGAGTGCAGCGAATGTGGGAAGGTCTTCAGCCGCAAAGACTCACTTGTCCAGCATCAGAGAGTCcacactggagaaaggccttatgagTGCAGCGAATGTGGGAAAACCTTCAGCCGCAAACCCATACTTGCTCAGCaccagagaattcacactggagaaatGCCATATGAGTGTGGCATATGTGGGAAAGTTTTCAATCATAGCTCCAACCTTATTGTACACCAGAGAGTCCACACTGGAGCAAGGCCTTACAAGTGCAGCGAGTGTGGGAAAGCCTACAGCCACAAATCCACACTTGTTCAGCATGAGAGCATAcacactggagaaaggccttaCGAGTGCAGCGAATGTGGGAAATACTTTGGTCACAAATACAGACTCATTAAACACTGGAGCGTCCATACTGGGGCAAGGCCCTATGAGTGCATTGCCTGCGGGAAGTTCTTTAGCCAGAGCTCTGACCTTATTGCGCACCAGAGAGTTCACAATGGTGAAAAGCCCTATGTGTGCAGCGACTGTGGAAAAGCCTTTAGCCACAAACATGTACTTGTTCAGCATCATagaattcacactggagaaaggccaTATAAGTGCAGTGAGTGCGGGAAGGCCTTCAGGCAAAGAGCTTCCCTCATCCGACATTGGAaagttcacactggagaaaggccttaG
- the ZNF772 gene encoding zinc finger protein 772 isoform X6, with protein sequence MTLSSPCAFSGPQVRVEAAPLTDEGQVPTNSEVIMDPVQVNFEDVAVYFSREEWGLLDEAQRLLYRDVMLENLALTASLGYESSMSLGVASLELGGKPWVSDWADVTPARTREAQGSWHGTEDEETAFEQNISVGVSQVRTPKAGPSTQKAHPCETCGPLLKDILHLAEPQGTHPGQKSYTCGACGKQFWFSTNLQHQKQHSGGEPFRGNEGGTLLVNSCPVEPLEMPFMTGKGYKDFPTSSSIFQHRAPHSNWKPNSNAKCVEAFHSGQRHYECSECGKVFSRKDSLVQHQRVHTGERPYECSECGKTFSRKPILAQHQRIHTGEMPYECGICGKVFNHSSNLIVHQRVHTGARPYKCSECGKAYSHKSTLVQHESIHTGERPYECSECGKYFGHKYRLIKHWSVHTGARPYECIACGKFFSQSSDLIAHQRVHNGEKPYVCSDCGKAFSHKHVLVQHHRIHTGERPYKCSECGKAFRQRASLIRHWKVHTGERP encoded by the exons AtgaccctctcctctccctgcgcTTTCTCGGGTCCGCAGGTTCGGGTGGAGGCGGCCCCACTGACGGATGAGGGGCAG GTTCCCACGAACTCAGAAGTAATTATGGACCCTGTGCAG GTGAACTTTGAGGACGTGGCCGTGTACTTCTCCCGGGAGGAGTGGGGGCTCCTTGATGAGGCTCAGAGGCTCCTGTACCGtgatgtgatgctggagaacttGGCACTTACGGCCTCGCTGG GATATGAATCTTCCATGTCCCTCGGGGTTGCCTCACTGGAGCTGGGCGGCAAGCCCTGGGTATCTGACTGGGCAGACGTTACTCCAGCCAGGACCAGAGAGGCTCAGG GTTCTTGGCATGGAACGGAGGACGAGGAGACAGCTTTTGAGCAGAACATTTCTGTGGGTGTGTCACAGGTCAGGACTCCCAAGGCAGGCCCTTCTACCCAGAAGGCCCACCCCTGTGAGACTTGTGGCCCACTCTTGAAAGACATTTTGCACTTGGCTGAGCCCCAGGGAACACACCCTGGGCAGAAATCATACACATGTGGGGCATGTGGGAAACAGTTCTGGTTCAGTACAAACCTCCAGCACCAGAAGCAGCACAGTGGAGGGGAACCCTTCAGAGGGAACGAGGGCGGCACCTTGCTTGTGAACAGCTGCCCTGTCGAACCATTGGAGATGCCTTTTATGACCGGGAAGGGTTATAAGGACTTCCCAACTAGCTCAAGCATTTTCCAGCACCGTGCCCCTCATAGCAATTGGAAGCCAAACAGTAACGCCAAATGTGTGGAGGCCTTTCACAGTGGACAAAGGCATTACGAGTGCAGCGAATGTGGGAAGGTCTTCAGCCGCAAAGACTCACTTGTCCAGCATCAGAGAGTCcacactggagaaaggccttatgagTGCAGCGAATGTGGGAAAACCTTCAGCCGCAAACCCATACTTGCTCAGCaccagagaattcacactggagaaatGCCATATGAGTGTGGCATATGTGGGAAAGTTTTCAATCATAGCTCCAACCTTATTGTACACCAGAGAGTCCACACTGGAGCAAGGCCTTACAAGTGCAGCGAGTGTGGGAAAGCCTACAGCCACAAATCCACACTTGTTCAGCATGAGAGCATAcacactggagaaaggccttaCGAGTGCAGCGAATGTGGGAAATACTTTGGTCACAAATACAGACTCATTAAACACTGGAGCGTCCATACTGGGGCAAGGCCCTATGAGTGCATTGCCTGCGGGAAGTTCTTTAGCCAGAGCTCTGACCTTATTGCGCACCAGAGAGTTCACAATGGTGAAAAGCCCTATGTGTGCAGCGACTGTGGAAAAGCCTTTAGCCACAAACATGTACTTGTTCAGCATCATagaattcacactggagaaaggccaTATAAGTGCAGTGAGTGCGGGAAGGCCTTCAGGCAAAGAGCTTCCCTCATCCGACATTGGAaagttcacactggagaaaggccttaG
- the ZNF772 gene encoding zinc finger protein 772 isoform X9, whose translation MEKEVSAPLKESSTAENIGYMSWLTSGSHELRSNYGPCAGYESSMSLGVASLELGGKPWVSDWADVTPARTREAQGSWHGTEDEETAFEQNISVGVSQVRTPKAGPSTQKAHPCETCGPLLKDILHLAEPQGTHPGQKSYTCGACGKQFWFSTNLQHQKQHSGGEPFRGNEGGTLLVNSCPVEPLEMPFMTGKGYKDFPTSSSIFQHRAPHSNWKPNSNAKCVEAFHSGQRHYECSECGKVFSRKDSLVQHQRVHTGERPYECSECGKTFSRKPILAQHQRIHTGEMPYECGICGKVFNHSSNLIVHQRVHTGARPYKCSECGKAYSHKSTLVQHESIHTGERPYECSECGKYFGHKYRLIKHWSVHTGARPYECIACGKFFSQSSDLIAHQRVHNGEKPYVCSDCGKAFSHKHVLVQHHRIHTGERPYKCSECGKAFRQRASLIRHWKVHTGERP comes from the exons ATG gagaaagaggtctCCGCTCCCCTCAAGGAGAGCAGTACAGCAGAGAACATAGGCTACATGTCCTGGTTGACCTCAG GTTCCCACGAACTCAGAAGTAATTATGGACCCTGTGCAG GATATGAATCTTCCATGTCCCTCGGGGTTGCCTCACTGGAGCTGGGCGGCAAGCCCTGGGTATCTGACTGGGCAGACGTTACTCCAGCCAGGACCAGAGAGGCTCAGG GTTCTTGGCATGGAACGGAGGACGAGGAGACAGCTTTTGAGCAGAACATTTCTGTGGGTGTGTCACAGGTCAGGACTCCCAAGGCAGGCCCTTCTACCCAGAAGGCCCACCCCTGTGAGACTTGTGGCCCACTCTTGAAAGACATTTTGCACTTGGCTGAGCCCCAGGGAACACACCCTGGGCAGAAATCATACACATGTGGGGCATGTGGGAAACAGTTCTGGTTCAGTACAAACCTCCAGCACCAGAAGCAGCACAGTGGAGGGGAACCCTTCAGAGGGAACGAGGGCGGCACCTTGCTTGTGAACAGCTGCCCTGTCGAACCATTGGAGATGCCTTTTATGACCGGGAAGGGTTATAAGGACTTCCCAACTAGCTCAAGCATTTTCCAGCACCGTGCCCCTCATAGCAATTGGAAGCCAAACAGTAACGCCAAATGTGTGGAGGCCTTTCACAGTGGACAAAGGCATTACGAGTGCAGCGAATGTGGGAAGGTCTTCAGCCGCAAAGACTCACTTGTCCAGCATCAGAGAGTCcacactggagaaaggccttatgagTGCAGCGAATGTGGGAAAACCTTCAGCCGCAAACCCATACTTGCTCAGCaccagagaattcacactggagaaatGCCATATGAGTGTGGCATATGTGGGAAAGTTTTCAATCATAGCTCCAACCTTATTGTACACCAGAGAGTCCACACTGGAGCAAGGCCTTACAAGTGCAGCGAGTGTGGGAAAGCCTACAGCCACAAATCCACACTTGTTCAGCATGAGAGCATAcacactggagaaaggccttaCGAGTGCAGCGAATGTGGGAAATACTTTGGTCACAAATACAGACTCATTAAACACTGGAGCGTCCATACTGGGGCAAGGCCCTATGAGTGCATTGCCTGCGGGAAGTTCTTTAGCCAGAGCTCTGACCTTATTGCGCACCAGAGAGTTCACAATGGTGAAAAGCCCTATGTGTGCAGCGACTGTGGAAAAGCCTTTAGCCACAAACATGTACTTGTTCAGCATCATagaattcacactggagaaaggccaTATAAGTGCAGTGAGTGCGGGAAGGCCTTCAGGCAAAGAGCTTCCCTCATCCGACATTGGAaagttcacactggagaaaggccttaG
- the ZNF772 gene encoding zinc finger protein 772 isoform X5, whose protein sequence is MTLSSPCAFSGPQVRVEAAPLTDEGQVPTNSEVIMDPVQGQVNFEDVAVYFSREEWGLLDEAQRLLYRDVMLENLALTASLGYESSMSLGVASLELGGKPWVSDWADVTPARTREAQGSWHGTEDEETAFEQNISVGVSQVRTPKAGPSTQKAHPCETCGPLLKDILHLAEPQGTHPGQKSYTCGACGKQFWFSTNLQHQKQHSGGEPFRGNEGGTLLVNSCPVEPLEMPFMTGKGYKDFPTSSSIFQHRAPHSNWKPNSNAKCVEAFHSGQRHYECSECGKVFSRKDSLVQHQRVHTGERPYECSECGKTFSRKPILAQHQRIHTGEMPYECGICGKVFNHSSNLIVHQRVHTGARPYKCSECGKAYSHKSTLVQHESIHTGERPYECSECGKYFGHKYRLIKHWSVHTGARPYECIACGKFFSQSSDLIAHQRVHNGEKPYVCSDCGKAFSHKHVLVQHHRIHTGERPYKCSECGKAFRQRASLIRHWKVHTGERP, encoded by the exons AtgaccctctcctctccctgcgcTTTCTCGGGTCCGCAGGTTCGGGTGGAGGCGGCCCCACTGACGGATGAGGGGCAG GTTCCCACGAACTCAGAAGTAATTATGGACCCTGTGCAG GGGCAGGTGAACTTTGAGGACGTGGCCGTGTACTTCTCCCGGGAGGAGTGGGGGCTCCTTGATGAGGCTCAGAGGCTCCTGTACCGtgatgtgatgctggagaacttGGCACTTACGGCCTCGCTGG GATATGAATCTTCCATGTCCCTCGGGGTTGCCTCACTGGAGCTGGGCGGCAAGCCCTGGGTATCTGACTGGGCAGACGTTACTCCAGCCAGGACCAGAGAGGCTCAGG GTTCTTGGCATGGAACGGAGGACGAGGAGACAGCTTTTGAGCAGAACATTTCTGTGGGTGTGTCACAGGTCAGGACTCCCAAGGCAGGCCCTTCTACCCAGAAGGCCCACCCCTGTGAGACTTGTGGCCCACTCTTGAAAGACATTTTGCACTTGGCTGAGCCCCAGGGAACACACCCTGGGCAGAAATCATACACATGTGGGGCATGTGGGAAACAGTTCTGGTTCAGTACAAACCTCCAGCACCAGAAGCAGCACAGTGGAGGGGAACCCTTCAGAGGGAACGAGGGCGGCACCTTGCTTGTGAACAGCTGCCCTGTCGAACCATTGGAGATGCCTTTTATGACCGGGAAGGGTTATAAGGACTTCCCAACTAGCTCAAGCATTTTCCAGCACCGTGCCCCTCATAGCAATTGGAAGCCAAACAGTAACGCCAAATGTGTGGAGGCCTTTCACAGTGGACAAAGGCATTACGAGTGCAGCGAATGTGGGAAGGTCTTCAGCCGCAAAGACTCACTTGTCCAGCATCAGAGAGTCcacactggagaaaggccttatgagTGCAGCGAATGTGGGAAAACCTTCAGCCGCAAACCCATACTTGCTCAGCaccagagaattcacactggagaaatGCCATATGAGTGTGGCATATGTGGGAAAGTTTTCAATCATAGCTCCAACCTTATTGTACACCAGAGAGTCCACACTGGAGCAAGGCCTTACAAGTGCAGCGAGTGTGGGAAAGCCTACAGCCACAAATCCACACTTGTTCAGCATGAGAGCATAcacactggagaaaggccttaCGAGTGCAGCGAATGTGGGAAATACTTTGGTCACAAATACAGACTCATTAAACACTGGAGCGTCCATACTGGGGCAAGGCCCTATGAGTGCATTGCCTGCGGGAAGTTCTTTAGCCAGAGCTCTGACCTTATTGCGCACCAGAGAGTTCACAATGGTGAAAAGCCCTATGTGTGCAGCGACTGTGGAAAAGCCTTTAGCCACAAACATGTACTTGTTCAGCATCATagaattcacactggagaaaggccaTATAAGTGCAGTGAGTGCGGGAAGGCCTTCAGGCAAAGAGCTTCCCTCATCCGACATTGGAaagttcacactggagaaaggccttaG
- the ZNF772 gene encoding zinc finger protein 772 isoform X1: protein MTQFLGATSSMEASALEVARMLLSSVAAAETETTLPRSLRGAGPMNAWESGVSVGAGDVRVGLPFPSRADILFAFGLTHQVPTNSEVIMDPVQGQVNFEDVAVYFSREEWGLLDEAQRLLYRDVMLENLALTASLGYESSMSLGVASLELGGKPWVSDWADVTPARTREAQGSWHGTEDEETAFEQNISVGVSQVRTPKAGPSTQKAHPCETCGPLLKDILHLAEPQGTHPGQKSYTCGACGKQFWFSTNLQHQKQHSGGEPFRGNEGGTLLVNSCPVEPLEMPFMTGKGYKDFPTSSSIFQHRAPHSNWKPNSNAKCVEAFHSGQRHYECSECGKVFSRKDSLVQHQRVHTGERPYECSECGKTFSRKPILAQHQRIHTGEMPYECGICGKVFNHSSNLIVHQRVHTGARPYKCSECGKAYSHKSTLVQHESIHTGERPYECSECGKYFGHKYRLIKHWSVHTGARPYECIACGKFFSQSSDLIAHQRVHNGEKPYVCSDCGKAFSHKHVLVQHHRIHTGERPYKCSECGKAFRQRASLIRHWKVHTGERP, encoded by the exons ATGACGCAATTTCTAGGCGCCACCAGCTCTATGGAGGCTTCTGCTTTGGAGGTGGCGCGGATGCTCCTTTCCAGTGTAGCTGCTGCCGAAACTGAAACTACGTTACCCAGGAGCCTCCGTGGTGCCGGGCCAATGAATGCCTGGGAAAGTGGCGTTTCCGTTGGTGCGGGAGACGTCAGGGTGGGACTTCCGTTCCCTTCCAGAGCggacattttgtttgcttttggatTAACCCACCAG GTTCCCACGAACTCAGAAGTAATTATGGACCCTGTGCAG GGGCAGGTGAACTTTGAGGACGTGGCCGTGTACTTCTCCCGGGAGGAGTGGGGGCTCCTTGATGAGGCTCAGAGGCTCCTGTACCGtgatgtgatgctggagaacttGGCACTTACGGCCTCGCTGG GATATGAATCTTCCATGTCCCTCGGGGTTGCCTCACTGGAGCTGGGCGGCAAGCCCTGGGTATCTGACTGGGCAGACGTTACTCCAGCCAGGACCAGAGAGGCTCAGG GTTCTTGGCATGGAACGGAGGACGAGGAGACAGCTTTTGAGCAGAACATTTCTGTGGGTGTGTCACAGGTCAGGACTCCCAAGGCAGGCCCTTCTACCCAGAAGGCCCACCCCTGTGAGACTTGTGGCCCACTCTTGAAAGACATTTTGCACTTGGCTGAGCCCCAGGGAACACACCCTGGGCAGAAATCATACACATGTGGGGCATGTGGGAAACAGTTCTGGTTCAGTACAAACCTCCAGCACCAGAAGCAGCACAGTGGAGGGGAACCCTTCAGAGGGAACGAGGGCGGCACCTTGCTTGTGAACAGCTGCCCTGTCGAACCATTGGAGATGCCTTTTATGACCGGGAAGGGTTATAAGGACTTCCCAACTAGCTCAAGCATTTTCCAGCACCGTGCCCCTCATAGCAATTGGAAGCCAAACAGTAACGCCAAATGTGTGGAGGCCTTTCACAGTGGACAAAGGCATTACGAGTGCAGCGAATGTGGGAAGGTCTTCAGCCGCAAAGACTCACTTGTCCAGCATCAGAGAGTCcacactggagaaaggccttatgagTGCAGCGAATGTGGGAAAACCTTCAGCCGCAAACCCATACTTGCTCAGCaccagagaattcacactggagaaatGCCATATGAGTGTGGCATATGTGGGAAAGTTTTCAATCATAGCTCCAACCTTATTGTACACCAGAGAGTCCACACTGGAGCAAGGCCTTACAAGTGCAGCGAGTGTGGGAAAGCCTACAGCCACAAATCCACACTTGTTCAGCATGAGAGCATAcacactggagaaaggccttaCGAGTGCAGCGAATGTGGGAAATACTTTGGTCACAAATACAGACTCATTAAACACTGGAGCGTCCATACTGGGGCAAGGCCCTATGAGTGCATTGCCTGCGGGAAGTTCTTTAGCCAGAGCTCTGACCTTATTGCGCACCAGAGAGTTCACAATGGTGAAAAGCCCTATGTGTGCAGCGACTGTGGAAAAGCCTTTAGCCACAAACATGTACTTGTTCAGCATCATagaattcacactggagaaaggccaTATAAGTGCAGTGAGTGCGGGAAGGCCTTCAGGCAAAGAGCTTCCCTCATCCGACATTGGAaagttcacactggagaaaggccttaG
- the ZNF772 gene encoding zinc finger protein 772 isoform X7, whose product MDPVQGQVNFEDVAVYFSREEWGLLDEAQRLLYRDVMLENLALTASLGYESSMSLGVASLELGGKPWVSDWADVTPARTREAQGSWHGTEDEETAFEQNISVGVSQVRTPKAGPSTQKAHPCETCGPLLKDILHLAEPQGTHPGQKSYTCGACGKQFWFSTNLQHQKQHSGGEPFRGNEGGTLLVNSCPVEPLEMPFMTGKGYKDFPTSSSIFQHRAPHSNWKPNSNAKCVEAFHSGQRHYECSECGKVFSRKDSLVQHQRVHTGERPYECSECGKTFSRKPILAQHQRIHTGEMPYECGICGKVFNHSSNLIVHQRVHTGARPYKCSECGKAYSHKSTLVQHESIHTGERPYECSECGKYFGHKYRLIKHWSVHTGARPYECIACGKFFSQSSDLIAHQRVHNGEKPYVCSDCGKAFSHKHVLVQHHRIHTGERPYKCSECGKAFRQRASLIRHWKVHTGERP is encoded by the exons ATGGACCCTGTGCAG GGGCAGGTGAACTTTGAGGACGTGGCCGTGTACTTCTCCCGGGAGGAGTGGGGGCTCCTTGATGAGGCTCAGAGGCTCCTGTACCGtgatgtgatgctggagaacttGGCACTTACGGCCTCGCTGG GATATGAATCTTCCATGTCCCTCGGGGTTGCCTCACTGGAGCTGGGCGGCAAGCCCTGGGTATCTGACTGGGCAGACGTTACTCCAGCCAGGACCAGAGAGGCTCAGG GTTCTTGGCATGGAACGGAGGACGAGGAGACAGCTTTTGAGCAGAACATTTCTGTGGGTGTGTCACAGGTCAGGACTCCCAAGGCAGGCCCTTCTACCCAGAAGGCCCACCCCTGTGAGACTTGTGGCCCACTCTTGAAAGACATTTTGCACTTGGCTGAGCCCCAGGGAACACACCCTGGGCAGAAATCATACACATGTGGGGCATGTGGGAAACAGTTCTGGTTCAGTACAAACCTCCAGCACCAGAAGCAGCACAGTGGAGGGGAACCCTTCAGAGGGAACGAGGGCGGCACCTTGCTTGTGAACAGCTGCCCTGTCGAACCATTGGAGATGCCTTTTATGACCGGGAAGGGTTATAAGGACTTCCCAACTAGCTCAAGCATTTTCCAGCACCGTGCCCCTCATAGCAATTGGAAGCCAAACAGTAACGCCAAATGTGTGGAGGCCTTTCACAGTGGACAAAGGCATTACGAGTGCAGCGAATGTGGGAAGGTCTTCAGCCGCAAAGACTCACTTGTCCAGCATCAGAGAGTCcacactggagaaaggccttatgagTGCAGCGAATGTGGGAAAACCTTCAGCCGCAAACCCATACTTGCTCAGCaccagagaattcacactggagaaatGCCATATGAGTGTGGCATATGTGGGAAAGTTTTCAATCATAGCTCCAACCTTATTGTACACCAGAGAGTCCACACTGGAGCAAGGCCTTACAAGTGCAGCGAGTGTGGGAAAGCCTACAGCCACAAATCCACACTTGTTCAGCATGAGAGCATAcacactggagaaaggccttaCGAGTGCAGCGAATGTGGGAAATACTTTGGTCACAAATACAGACTCATTAAACACTGGAGCGTCCATACTGGGGCAAGGCCCTATGAGTGCATTGCCTGCGGGAAGTTCTTTAGCCAGAGCTCTGACCTTATTGCGCACCAGAGAGTTCACAATGGTGAAAAGCCCTATGTGTGCAGCGACTGTGGAAAAGCCTTTAGCCACAAACATGTACTTGTTCAGCATCATagaattcacactggagaaaggccaTATAAGTGCAGTGAGTGCGGGAAGGCCTTCAGGCAAAGAGCTTCCCTCATCCGACATTGGAaagttcacactggagaaaggccttaG
- the ZNF772 gene encoding zinc finger protein 772 isoform X3 gives MTQFLGATSSMEASALEVARMLLSSVAAAETETTLPRSLRGAGPMNAWESGVSVGAGDVRVGLPFPSRADILFAFGLTHQVPTNSEVIMDPVQGQVNFEDVAVYFSREEWGLLDEAQRLLYRDVMLENLALTASLGSWHGTEDEETAFEQNISVGVSQVRTPKAGPSTQKAHPCETCGPLLKDILHLAEPQGTHPGQKSYTCGACGKQFWFSTNLQHQKQHSGGEPFRGNEGGTLLVNSCPVEPLEMPFMTGKGYKDFPTSSSIFQHRAPHSNWKPNSNAKCVEAFHSGQRHYECSECGKVFSRKDSLVQHQRVHTGERPYECSECGKTFSRKPILAQHQRIHTGEMPYECGICGKVFNHSSNLIVHQRVHTGARPYKCSECGKAYSHKSTLVQHESIHTGERPYECSECGKYFGHKYRLIKHWSVHTGARPYECIACGKFFSQSSDLIAHQRVHNGEKPYVCSDCGKAFSHKHVLVQHHRIHTGERPYKCSECGKAFRQRASLIRHWKVHTGERP, from the exons ATGACGCAATTTCTAGGCGCCACCAGCTCTATGGAGGCTTCTGCTTTGGAGGTGGCGCGGATGCTCCTTTCCAGTGTAGCTGCTGCCGAAACTGAAACTACGTTACCCAGGAGCCTCCGTGGTGCCGGGCCAATGAATGCCTGGGAAAGTGGCGTTTCCGTTGGTGCGGGAGACGTCAGGGTGGGACTTCCGTTCCCTTCCAGAGCggacattttgtttgcttttggatTAACCCACCAG GTTCCCACGAACTCAGAAGTAATTATGGACCCTGTGCAG GGGCAGGTGAACTTTGAGGACGTGGCCGTGTACTTCTCCCGGGAGGAGTGGGGGCTCCTTGATGAGGCTCAGAGGCTCCTGTACCGtgatgtgatgctggagaacttGGCACTTACGGCCTCGCTGG GTTCTTGGCATGGAACGGAGGACGAGGAGACAGCTTTTGAGCAGAACATTTCTGTGGGTGTGTCACAGGTCAGGACTCCCAAGGCAGGCCCTTCTACCCAGAAGGCCCACCCCTGTGAGACTTGTGGCCCACTCTTGAAAGACATTTTGCACTTGGCTGAGCCCCAGGGAACACACCCTGGGCAGAAATCATACACATGTGGGGCATGTGGGAAACAGTTCTGGTTCAGTACAAACCTCCAGCACCAGAAGCAGCACAGTGGAGGGGAACCCTTCAGAGGGAACGAGGGCGGCACCTTGCTTGTGAACAGCTGCCCTGTCGAACCATTGGAGATGCCTTTTATGACCGGGAAGGGTTATAAGGACTTCCCAACTAGCTCAAGCATTTTCCAGCACCGTGCCCCTCATAGCAATTGGAAGCCAAACAGTAACGCCAAATGTGTGGAGGCCTTTCACAGTGGACAAAGGCATTACGAGTGCAGCGAATGTGGGAAGGTCTTCAGCCGCAAAGACTCACTTGTCCAGCATCAGAGAGTCcacactggagaaaggccttatgagTGCAGCGAATGTGGGAAAACCTTCAGCCGCAAACCCATACTTGCTCAGCaccagagaattcacactggagaaatGCCATATGAGTGTGGCATATGTGGGAAAGTTTTCAATCATAGCTCCAACCTTATTGTACACCAGAGAGTCCACACTGGAGCAAGGCCTTACAAGTGCAGCGAGTGTGGGAAAGCCTACAGCCACAAATCCACACTTGTTCAGCATGAGAGCATAcacactggagaaaggccttaCGAGTGCAGCGAATGTGGGAAATACTTTGGTCACAAATACAGACTCATTAAACACTGGAGCGTCCATACTGGGGCAAGGCCCTATGAGTGCATTGCCTGCGGGAAGTTCTTTAGCCAGAGCTCTGACCTTATTGCGCACCAGAGAGTTCACAATGGTGAAAAGCCCTATGTGTGCAGCGACTGTGGAAAAGCCTTTAGCCACAAACATGTACTTGTTCAGCATCATagaattcacactggagaaaggccaTATAAGTGCAGTGAGTGCGGGAAGGCCTTCAGGCAAAGAGCTTCCCTCATCCGACATTGGAaagttcacactggagaaaggccttaG